One window from the genome of Sebastes umbrosus isolate fSebUmb1 chromosome 12, fSebUmb1.pri, whole genome shotgun sequence encodes:
- the LOC119498387 gene encoding glyoxal reductase-like isoform X1, whose protein sequence is MLSQRRWIGSCLQRTKTLARLAAPRATFPYNLTKPVYSFILLTATLRLLLVAMTNMNSSPELSCPTVPLSNGLQIPILGLGTSHQGGYSHDAIVYALTECGVRHIDTAKRYGCEEKLGEAIRESGVPRSDLWITNKLWQGDYGYKAAKKACLDSHSQMGVEYFDLYLMHWPGSEQPGRSNREMRAETWRALEDLNKEGLCRAIGVSNFMVHHLEELKEDCSIVPHVNQVEYHPFQQPNPLIEYCRQEGIVFEGYSPLGKGEVLSDPTVLHIAEKYRRTPAQICIRWSIQNGVVTIPKSIRKERIQENCQVFGFQLEESDMAALGSLHDGRHVTWDPTHVE, encoded by the exons ATGCTATCCCAACGCCGTTGGATTGGGTCGTGTCTACAACGTAcgaaaactctcgcgagacttgctGCCCCGAGAGCAACATTCCCTTATAACCTGACAAAACCTGTGTATTCATTCATACTGCTCACAGCAACGCTCAG GTTGCTCCTCGTTGCCATGACGAACATGAATTCCTCACCAGAGCTGAGTTGTCCTACAGTCCCACTCTCCAATGGTCTGCAGATACCAATACTTGGATTAG GCACATCACATCAGGGCGGATACTCTCACGATGCCATTGTGTATGCACTCACTGAGTGTGGCGTGCGCCACATTGACACAGCAAAGCGCTACGGCTGTGAGGAGAAACTGGGTGAAGCTATCAGAGAAAGTGGGGTTCCACGGAGTGATCTGTGGATCACAAATAAACTGTGGCAAGGGGACTACGGATACAAAGCTGCAAAGAAGGCCTGCCTGGACTCTCACTCACAGATGGGGGTGGAATATTTTG atctgtaCCTGATGCACTGGCCAGGGTCAGAGCAACCTGGTCGCTCCAACAGGGAGATGAGAGCTGAGACCTGGAGGGCTTTGGAGGACCTGAATAAAGAAG GGCTGTGCCGTGCTATTGGAGTGAGCAACTTCATGGTCCACCACctggaggagttaaaggaagaCTGTAGTATCGTGCCACATGTTAACCAG GTGGAGTACCATCCTTTCCAGCAGCCCAATCCCCTGATAGAGTACTGCCGTCAGGAGGGAATTGTGTTTGAAGGGTACAGTCCTCTGGGCAAGGGTGAAGTCCTCAGCGACCCAACTGTTCTCCACATAGCAGAAAAATACAGACGCACACCAGCTCAGATCTGCATCCGCTGGAGTATTCAG AATGGAGTTGTCACAATACCAAAATCCATCAGAAAGGAGAGGATTCAAGAAAACTGTCAA gTGTTTGGGTTCCAGCTGGAGGAGTCGGACATGGCCGCTTTGGGAAGCTTGCACGATGGAAGACACGTTACTTGGGATCCAACACATGTGGAgtaa
- the LOC119498387 gene encoding glyoxal reductase-like isoform X2: MTNMNSSPELSCPTVPLSNGLQIPILGLGTSHQGGYSHDAIVYALTECGVRHIDTAKRYGCEEKLGEAIRESGVPRSDLWITNKLWQGDYGYKAAKKACLDSHSQMGVEYFDLYLMHWPGSEQPGRSNREMRAETWRALEDLNKEGLCRAIGVSNFMVHHLEELKEDCSIVPHVNQVEYHPFQQPNPLIEYCRQEGIVFEGYSPLGKGEVLSDPTVLHIAEKYRRTPAQICIRWSIQNGVVTIPKSIRKERIQENCQVFGFQLEESDMAALGSLHDGRHVTWDPTHVE, from the exons ATGACGAACATGAATTCCTCACCAGAGCTGAGTTGTCCTACAGTCCCACTCTCCAATGGTCTGCAGATACCAATACTTGGATTAG GCACATCACATCAGGGCGGATACTCTCACGATGCCATTGTGTATGCACTCACTGAGTGTGGCGTGCGCCACATTGACACAGCAAAGCGCTACGGCTGTGAGGAGAAACTGGGTGAAGCTATCAGAGAAAGTGGGGTTCCACGGAGTGATCTGTGGATCACAAATAAACTGTGGCAAGGGGACTACGGATACAAAGCTGCAAAGAAGGCCTGCCTGGACTCTCACTCACAGATGGGGGTGGAATATTTTG atctgtaCCTGATGCACTGGCCAGGGTCAGAGCAACCTGGTCGCTCCAACAGGGAGATGAGAGCTGAGACCTGGAGGGCTTTGGAGGACCTGAATAAAGAAG GGCTGTGCCGTGCTATTGGAGTGAGCAACTTCATGGTCCACCACctggaggagttaaaggaagaCTGTAGTATCGTGCCACATGTTAACCAG GTGGAGTACCATCCTTTCCAGCAGCCCAATCCCCTGATAGAGTACTGCCGTCAGGAGGGAATTGTGTTTGAAGGGTACAGTCCTCTGGGCAAGGGTGAAGTCCTCAGCGACCCAACTGTTCTCCACATAGCAGAAAAATACAGACGCACACCAGCTCAGATCTGCATCCGCTGGAGTATTCAG AATGGAGTTGTCACAATACCAAAATCCATCAGAAAGGAGAGGATTCAAGAAAACTGTCAA gTGTTTGGGTTCCAGCTGGAGGAGTCGGACATGGCCGCTTTGGGAAGCTTGCACGATGGAAGACACGTTACTTGGGATCCAACACATGTGGAgtaa
- the extl2 gene encoding exostosin-like 2, producing the protein MRVPRCCVGLRRAYLVWPILLLLLVGAALTALLPPAEDQGGVGVLGALRRATSQKENPAQGHHGDSTEEEQRFTIIIQTYNRTDILLRLLNHYQAVPHLQQIIIVWNNIGEQTPLKLWNSLGPHPVPVVFKEQTVNLMRNRLQPFPEIDTDAVLMLDDDTLVSVPDISFALSVWKQFPDQIVGFVPRKHVSTPGGVYSYGSFELQDPETAGGDKYSMVLIGAAFFHRRYLQLFQDQPRAVHALVDETQNCDDIAMNFAVALDLKKHSIGSINKPSGVFVKPVDLRNLEKDASSGYQGMWHRPEHLLQRSFCLNRLTEIYGFMPLCFSNLMVSQFGFPSYANHKSRG; encoded by the exons ATGAG GGTCCCTCGATGCTGCGTGGGACTCCGGCGGGCCTATTTGGTTTGGCCaatcctgctgctcctcctggtCGGTGCAGCCTTGACCGCTCTGCTGCCCCCTGCCGAGGACCAAGGAGGCGTCGGGGTCCTGGGAGCGCTACGCAGGGCAACGTCACAAAAGGAGAATCCTGCACAGGGTCACCATGGTGACAgcacagaggaggagcagaggttCACCATCATCATCCAAACTTACAACCGCACAGACATTTTGCTCAGACTCCTAAACCATTACCAGGCAGTGCCTCATCTTCAGCAGATCATCATAGTCTGGAACAACATCGGGGAGCAGACACCCCTAAAGTTATGGAACTCTTTGGGGCCTCATCCGGTCCCTGTGGTCTTTAAGGAGCAGACCGTCAATCTGATGCGCAACAGACTACAACCATTCCCTGAGATTGATACTGATG CTGTGCTGATGCTGGATGACGACACCCTGGTCAGTGTTCCTGACATCAGTTTCGCTCTCTCTGTTTGGAAG CAATTTCCAGACCAGATTGTTGGCTTCGTCCCACGGAAACACGTCTCAACACCAGGAGGAGTGTACAGTTATGGCAGCTTTGAACTACAGGACCCAGAAACAGCTGGAGGTGACAA ATACTCCATGGTGTTAATCGGTGCTGCCTTCTTCCACCGTCGCTACCTGCAGCTCTTCCAGGACCAACCTCGAGCAGTGCACGCGCTGGTGGATGAAACACAGAATTGTGATGACATTGCTATGAACTTTGCTGTAGCGCTGGATTTGAAGAAACACTCTATAGGCAGCATTAACAAACCCTCTGGGGTCTTTGTCAAACCCGTGGACCTCCGCAACCTGGAAAAGGATGCCAGCAGCGGGTACCAGGGTATGTGGCATCGCCCCGAACACCTTCTTCAGAGATCCTTCTGCCTGAACAGGCTGACAGAGATCTACGGCTTCATGCCGCTCTGCTTCTCCAACCTGATGGTCTCCCAGTTTGGCTTCCCCAGCTATGCCAACCACAAGAGTAGAGGCTGA
- the parla gene encoding presenilins-associated rhomboid-like protein, mitochondrial gives MAWRGCVVKWVKTELNRSTNATTRSSRLNPQIQQRCGFRREAKKPDTKKGNVTQETKPTPSEAGKPGPPPLPKVPRPTLFKPLMFTVGFTGCSFGAAAILQYETLKSRVQSAKDEEDSEKLLQGSQNMTYWHEWWNQLSGFQQQLILLMSMVDDFWSSLTEGQKTATGIIAVNAVVLCCWRIPSMQRTMIKYFTSNPASKTRYLPMVLSSFSHYSIVHMVANMYVLWTFSSGIVSLLGKEQFLAVYLSAGVISTMVSYMCKTATGRLHPSLGASGAVMAVLAAVCAKVPEAKLGIIFLPMITFTAGNALKALVAIDTAGLILGWRLFDHAAHLGGALFGVWYVAYGHKLIWRKREPLVKMWHDMRSPGASGSRPGGGPGPQ, from the exons ATGGCGTGGAGAGGATGTGTAGTGAAATGGGTTAAAACAGAGCTCAACAGATCCACCAACGCTACTACACGAAGCTCCAG ACTGAACCCCCAAATCCAACAGAGGTGTGGTTTCCGTCGAGAAGCCAAAAAGCCAGATACAAAGAAAGGAAATGTCACCCAAGAAACAAAACCTACACCCTCTGAGGCTGGCAAGCCAGGTCCTCCACCTCTTCCCAAAGTCCCCAGGCCGACGCTTTTCAAACCGCTGATGTTCACAGTAGGG TTTACAGGGTGCTCCTTTGGTGCTGCAGCCATTCTGCAATATGAGACCCTGAAGTCAAGAGTTCAGTCTGCAAAAGATGAGGAGGATTCAGAAAAACTGTTACAG GGGTCTCAGAACATGACGTACTGGCATGAGTGGTGGAACCAGCTATCAGGCTTCCAGCAACAGCTCATCCTCCTGATGTCCATGGTGGACGACTTCTGGAGCAGCCTCACAGAGGGACAGAAGACGGCCACCG GCATCATTGCAGTAAATGCTGTAGTCTTGTGTTGCTGGCGGATCCCTTCAATGCAAAGAACCATGATTAAGTACTTCACGTCCAACCCAGCCTCCA AAACACGGTATCTTCCCATGGTCCTGTCCTCCTTCAGCCACTACTCCATCGTCCACATGGTGGCCAACATGTATGTCCTGTGGACATTCTCATCAGGAATTGTCTCTCTCTTGGGGAAGGAGCAGTTTCTTGCAGTCTACCTGTCTGCTG GTGTGATTTCCACTATGGTCAGCTACATGTGTAAAACTGCCACTGGACGTCTCCATCCATCATTAGGAGCG TCAGGTGCTGTCATGGCAGTACTGGCCGCAGTCTGTGCAAAGGTGCCAGAGGCTAAACTAGGCATCATCTTCCTCCCCATGATCACTTTCACTGCAGGAAAT GCTCTGAAAGCGCTCGTTGCCATAGATACAGCAGGGCTCATACTGGGATGGCGGCTGTTTGACCACGCAGCTCACCTTGGCGGAGCCCTCTTTGGAGT ATGGTATGTGGCATATGGTCACAAACTGATTTGGAGAAAGAGGGAGCCTCTTGTGAAGATGTGGCATGACATGCGTTCTCCAGGTGCTAGTGGATCCAGGCCAGGAGGTGGACCTGGACCACAATGA